The Flavivirga eckloniae genomic interval GGCTAGGACGCCAGGTTTTCATCCTGGTAAGAGGGGTTCGATTCCCCTACGGGCTACAATATTTTAATAATAAAAAGAACAAATGGCAAATCATAAGTCAGCGTTAAAAAGAATTAGAAGTAACGAATCTAAGCGTTTATTAAATAAGTACCAGCACAAAACGACTCGTAACGCTATTAAAAAGTTACGTGAGTTAACTGACAAGAAAGAAGCTGAGACTTTATTTCCTTCAGTAGTATCTATGTTAGATAAACTAGCTAAGAAAAATGTTATTCACGCTAACAAAGCTGCAAACCTTAAATCTGGTTTAGCTAAACATGTTGCTGCACTTTAATTAAAATTAAAGTTTAAAATATTTAAAAGCTTCTCAGAAATGAGAGGCTTTTTTTATGGTACAACTTTTTTAAGTTGTAATTGCTTTAAATAATTTAGAGTTTTATAGAGTTAGATATAAACTGAATTTCTTGAAAACATCATAAAA includes:
- the rpsT gene encoding 30S ribosomal protein S20, giving the protein MANHKSALKRIRSNESKRLLNKYQHKTTRNAIKKLRELTDKKEAETLFPSVVSMLDKLAKKNVIHANKAANLKSGLAKHVAAL